TGCGCGACTCCGCCGAATTCCGCTCGGAGGTCAACCGCATGTCCGATCCCGAACGAGTGCGCGGCTTCATCCGCGACTTCTACGCCCCGGCGATCGAAAGGATGGCTGCCTGATGGCCCGTGCATCTGCCGCTGCTCCACTGCCCCGCCGCCCGGCGCGGCCCCGTGCGCCCTCCAGTTCCTACCGCCCCGTCCGCCCCTCCATCGATCCGTCCGTCATGCTGAACGCTCTCCCGGACCCCGTGCTGGTCGTCGACGGCGCCGGCGACATCCGCTACGTCAATCTGGAGGCGCAGGAGTTCTTCGGCCTGTCCGCCGCCATGATGGAAGGCATGCCGCTGGCCGAACTGCTGCCGCCCAACAGCCCGGTCAGCCAGTTGATCGAGCAGGTGCAGCAGGGCCGCCACCGCGCCTCCCAGGAAGGCGTCGTCATCGACACGCCGCGCATCGGCCCGCACCACGTCACCGTGCGGGTGACCGCGCTGGGGGAGCCCGCCGACCATGTGCTGCTGACGGTCAACGAGCGCACGCTGGCCCGCAAGATCGACAACTCCCTGACCCACCGCAACGCCGCCCGCTCGGTCACCGCCATGGCGTCGATGCTCGGGCATGAGGTGAAGAACCCGCTGTCGGGCATCCGCGGCGCCGCCCAGCTCCTGGAGGAGAACTGCAGCGAGTCCGACCGGGTGCTGACCCGGCTGATCTGCGACGAGGCCGACCGCATCGTCGCCCTGGTCAACCGGATGGAGGTCTTCTCCGACCAGCGCCCGCTGGAGCGCAGCGCGGTGAACATCCACACCGTTCTGGAGCATGTCCGCAAGGTGGCCCAGAGCGGCTTCGCCCGAAACATCCGCTTCATCGAGCGCTACGACCCGTCGTTGCCGCCGGTCTATGGCAACCGCGACCAGCTCATCCAGATTTTCCTCAACCTGATTAAAAATGCGGCAGAAGCTGCACCAGAATCAGGCGGCGAGATCATTCTCAGCACATCTTATCAGCACGGCGTCCGCATGGCCCTGCCGGGCGGCGACACCCGCCTGCACCTGCCGCTGCTGGTGTCCGTTCAGGATAATGGGGACGGCATACCCGACGATCTGCGCTCCAACCTGTTCGATGCCTTCATTACGACGAAGGTCAATGGAACTGGCCTGGGGCTTGCATTGGTAGCCAAAATCGTCGGCGACCACGGCGGCGTCATCGAATTTGACAGCCAGCCGCGCCGCACCGTCTTCAAGGTCTCGCTACCCATGTTCGATGAAGCGCAGATGAGCGGCGATCCTGCACCGGCCAGAGGCTTCCGAGGGGCCATCGGATGAGTGCAGCCACGATCCTGGTTGCGGACGACGACCGCGCCATCCGCACCGTTCTGACCCAGGCGCTCGCCCGCCTCGGGCACGAGGTGCGCACCACCGGCAACGCCTCCACGCTCTGGCGCTGGGTGGCGGACGGGCAGGGCGACCTCATCATCACCGACGTGGTGATGCCCGACGAGAACGGGCTGGACCTGATTCCACGGATCAAGAAGATCCGGCCCGACCTGCGCATCATCGTGATGAGCGCGCAGAACACGCTGATCACCGCCGTGAAGGCGGCCGAGCGCGGCGCCTTCGAGTATCTGCCCAAGCCCTTCGACCTGAAGGAGCTGGTCTCCGTTGTCGAGCGGGCGCTGAACTCCAACACCCCGCCGGCCTCCCTGCCCGCCGACGCCGGGGAGGCGGACGAGCAGCTTCCCCTGATCGGCCGCTCGCCGGCCATGCAGGAGATCTACCGCGTCCTTGCCCGTTTGATGGGCACCGACCTGACGGTGACGATCACCGGCGAGTCGGGCACCGGCAAGGAGCTGGTGGCGCGCGCGCTGCATGACTACGGCAAGCGCCGCAACGGTCCCTTCGTCGCCATCAACATGGCGGCGATCCCGCGCGAACTGATCGAGTCCGAACTGTTCGGCCACGAGAAGGGCGCCTTCACCGGGGCCACCAACCGGTCCACCGGCCGCTTCGAGCAGGCTCAGGGCGGCACCCTGTTCCTCGACGAGATCGGCGACATGCCGCTGGAGGCGCAGACCCGCCTGCTGCGCGTGCTGCAGGAGGGCGAGTACACCACCGTCGGCGGACGTACGCCCATCAAGACGGACGTACGCATCGTCGCGGCCACCCACCGCGACCTGCGCACCCTGATCCGCCAGGGCCTGTTCCGCGAGGATCTGTTCTACCGCCTGTGCGTCGTGCCCATCCGCCTGCCGCCGCTGCGCGAGCGTACGGAGGACGTGCCGCTTCTGGTCCGCCACTTCCTGAACCAGTGCTCCGCCCAGGGGCTGCCGGTGAAGAGCATCGACCAGCCCGCCATGGACCGGTTGAAGCGTTACCGCTGGCCGGGCAACGTGCGCGAGTTGGAGAATCTCGTCCGCCGCCTCGCCGCGCTCTATTCGCAGGAGGTCATCGGGCTGGACGTGGTGGAGGCCGAGCTTGCCGACGCCACCCCCGCCGCCCAACCGGTGGAGGAGCCGCAGGGAGAGGGCTTGTCCGCCGCCGTGGAGCGGCACCTCAAGGACTATTTCGCCGCGCACAAGGACGGCATGCCGTCGAACGGCCTGTACGACCGGGTGCTGCGCGAGGTGGAGCGGCCCCTGATCTCGCTCAGCCTCTCGGCCACGCGGGGGAACCAGATCAAGGCGGCGCAATTGCTCGGCCTCAACCGCAACACGCTGCGCAAGAAGATCCGGGATCTCGACATCCAGGTGGTGCGCGGGTTGAAGTGAACCGGCGCCCGGCGGCTCGGCCGGGCGTCTCTCCCGTCCCACAGCGTGTTGTTTTTGCGACAGGCCTCCGGTGCCTCTGCCGTTCGCGATGCTCCTTAGGGACTGTGCGAAAGGCAGAGGGGTTGCCGCTTGGCATGACGGCAACAGCTCGTGTATCATTCTGGCAACAGACTGGTTGCCGGATTGATGTCGCCCACACCCCCTGAAACCGCAACGCCGCTTTGGCAGCAGTTCCTTCGCTGGGCAACCCGGGTCGGGTTGGCGAAGCGGCTTGCCTTTGCGCTGTCGTTGGCCGCCCTGGTCGCGGGCTTCGCGACCTACACGGCGCTGACCGAGAGCGCGCCCTTCGGGGAAACCAACCCGCGCACCGTCACCTGGCTGCTGACCCTCGATCTGGCGCTTCTGCTCCTGCTCGGCGTGCTGATCGCGCGGCGGATCGTCTATCTGTGGATCGGGCGGCGGCGCGGCCTTGCCGGGTCGCAGATGCATGTGCGGCTGGTCGCGGTGTTCAGCCTGCTCGCCGTCGCGCCGGCCATCATCATGGCCATCTTCTCCACGGTCTTCTTCTATGTCGGCGTGCAGTCCTGGTTCAGCGAGCGGGTGCGCACGGCGGTGAACGAATCGCTGGCGGTCGCCAGCGCCTATCTGCACGAGCACCAGCAGAACATCCGCGCGGACGCGCTCGCCATGGCGAACGACCTGAACCAGGAGGCGGCGCGCCTCGCCAGCGATCCGGAGCGGTTCGAGCAGGTGGTCGCCACCCAGGCGATGCTGCGCGCCCTGTCGGAGGCCATCGTCTTCAACGGGACGACCGGCGCCATCGTCGCGCGCTCCGGCTACACCTTCGCGCTGGAGTTCGACCCGATTCCCGACGACAAGCTCGCCACCGCCCGCCGCGGCGAGGTGGCGATGATCGTCAGCGAGAACGACGACCGGGTGCGCGCGCTGGTCCGGCTGGACCGCTTCGCCGACACCTATCTCTATGTCGGGCGCATGGTGGAGCCGCGCGTGCTCTCCCACATGGCCTCGGCGGAAGGGGCGGTGCGGGAGTTCGGGGCGCTGGAAAGCCAGCGCGGCAGCCTGCAGATCACCTTCACCCTGATCTTCCTCGTCGTCGCGCTGCTGCTTCTGCTGGCCGCGGTGTGGGCGGGCCTGATCTTCGCGACGCGGCTGGCGCGGCCGATCAGCGCCCTGATCGGCGCCGCGGAGCGGGTGCGCGCGGGCGACCTGACCGTGCGCGTGACCGAACCGCCGGGCGAGGACGAGCTTGGCCTGCTGTCACGCGCCTTCAACCG
This genomic stretch from Azospirillum sp. TSH58 harbors:
- a CDS encoding nitrogen regulation protein NR(II), yielding MARASAAAPLPRRPARPRAPSSSYRPVRPSIDPSVMLNALPDPVLVVDGAGDIRYVNLEAQEFFGLSAAMMEGMPLAELLPPNSPVSQLIEQVQQGRHRASQEGVVIDTPRIGPHHVTVRVTALGEPADHVLLTVNERTLARKIDNSLTHRNAARSVTAMASMLGHEVKNPLSGIRGAAQLLEENCSESDRVLTRLICDEADRIVALVNRMEVFSDQRPLERSAVNIHTVLEHVRKVAQSGFARNIRFIERYDPSLPPVYGNRDQLIQIFLNLIKNAAEAAPESGGEIILSTSYQHGVRMALPGGDTRLHLPLLVSVQDNGDGIPDDLRSNLFDAFITTKVNGTGLGLALVAKIVGDHGGVIEFDSQPRRTVFKVSLPMFDEAQMSGDPAPARGFRGAIG
- the ntrC gene encoding nitrogen regulation protein NR(I), which translates into the protein MSAATILVADDDRAIRTVLTQALARLGHEVRTTGNASTLWRWVADGQGDLIITDVVMPDENGLDLIPRIKKIRPDLRIIVMSAQNTLITAVKAAERGAFEYLPKPFDLKELVSVVERALNSNTPPASLPADAGEADEQLPLIGRSPAMQEIYRVLARLMGTDLTVTITGESGTGKELVARALHDYGKRRNGPFVAINMAAIPRELIESELFGHEKGAFTGATNRSTGRFEQAQGGTLFLDEIGDMPLEAQTRLLRVLQEGEYTTVGGRTPIKTDVRIVAATHRDLRTLIRQGLFREDLFYRLCVVPIRLPPLRERTEDVPLLVRHFLNQCSAQGLPVKSIDQPAMDRLKRYRWPGNVRELENLVRRLAALYSQEVIGLDVVEAELADATPAAQPVEEPQGEGLSAAVERHLKDYFAAHKDGMPSNGLYDRVLREVERPLISLSLSATRGNQIKAAQLLGLNRNTLRKKIRDLDIQVVRGLK